The genomic window GGGGCACTTATATCACAGTATGGCTCAGCCAGCCCATCAGCCTCGACCATTTTACACACATCAGATTTGATGGCAGGCGCTTTCCGCTTCAGATGGGCAAATATATACTGTCGATAGAATTCGACCTGAAATATTCCACAGACAAACAGATGGGGGCCACCTACTCGAAGGATCATACCATCTTCAGGGTGTTCGCCCCGACCGTCGTCCAGTGCCGGCTCATCCTCGACGGCCAGGCCTACAATATGGACAAGATCGGCGGCTACTTCGAGAAGATCATCAAACAGGACTGTCATGGTAAGTACTACCACTATGAAGCCAGTCATAATCATGTGACGCATAATGTCATCGACCCCTATGTCAAAGCGGTATCGGCGAATGGGCAGGAGGCGATGATTGTGGACTTCGACCGCATCAATCCGGGCTTCACCGATCACGACGTGCCAGACATCCCGAATGATTCGGCAATAATATATGAAACGCACGTAAGGGACATCACCTCCCACCCCAACAGTGGGGTGAAGGAGGAATGGCGGGGCCGGTATCTCGGAATGACCGAGCCGACGACCACCAGGCACCGCCTCTCGAGCGGCCTCGACTATCTGAAGGAAATCGGTGTGACGCACATCCAGCTGATGCCGGTGAACGACTTCATCACCGTGGATGAACTCAACCGGGATAAAAGCTACAACTGGGGATACGACCCCCACTTCTTCATGGTCCCAGAAGGCAGCTACGCCACAGATCCGAACGACCCGGTAAACCGCATCATCGAACTTCAGACACTCATCCGGACACTGCATGAGAACGGCATGAAGATCATACTGGACGTCGTGCTCAACCATGTCTATCAAGTGGAGGATTCGAATTTCGAAAAGCTCGTCCCCGGCTACTATTTCAGGCACAACCAGGACCTGTCCCTATCCAATGGGACGGGTGTCGGCAACGATTTCGCCTCCGAAAAGATGATGGGCAGACGCTTCATTGCCGATACCATCCATTTCTGGCTTGAACAGTACAGGATTGACGGCTACCGTTTCGACCTGATGGGGGCATTGGATATAGAAACGATGCAGGGCATCGAATCGATCGTACAGAAACAGGACCGTGAAATCTTCCTCCTCGGGGAAGGCTGGGACCTCCCGACGGCACTCGACTACAGCAAAAAGACACTGCCTGAACACAGCTGCCGTGTACCATCGGTCCATTTCTTCAATGACCATTACCGGGATTCCATCAAAGGAAGTAATTTTGAACTCAGCGAAAAAGGGTATGTAAATGGTGATGGCCGCGGAATAGACGCCATCCGGGAGCTGTTCGCCGGCTTCCATAAACCCTTCACAGCCCAGATGAGCATCAATTATGTTGAAGTGCATGACAACCATACCCTCTATGACCGGCTGAGGTACTCCTCCGGAAAGCGGCAGTATATACTGGAGAGCCAGCACCAGATTGCGACAGCGCTGGTCCTCCTGTCCTTCGGGACCCCTTTCCTGCACGCCGGCCAGGAGTTCTTCAGGACCAAATACGGCCATGGGAACACCTACAACTTGAGTGACATGCTCAACCGCATGGACTGGAACAGGCGCGCAAAATACCAGGACAACATCGAGTTCTTCAAATCGCTGGTGCAGTTCAGGAAACGGGAGGAAGTCTTCAGGCTGAAAGATCAGGGAAGCATAGACAGCGCCCTTTCATTCATGAACTTCAGCAATCTCCCGAACGGATTCGGGGTGAAGGTCTCGTACCGGAACAGTGAATTCATGATCGTCATCAATCCGACGGAAAAATCGATGGAACTCGGATTTGATGCGCAGGATCCCTACAAGATAGAAATTTCCAACCAGCGCCATTATGATAAGGCGGTGTATAACCGGAGCTTCTACATCAAGGGCTACGAGGTGGCGGTCCTGAGAAAAGTGACGAATATGCATCAAAACCAATAACAGAGGAATAGGAGTGTGATCTTTGTGGACAGAGCACAATGGGAAGAACATATCGGCAACAGCTTCATTACAGAGGCATCGTATGAGGCACTTACGGAAGAGGAGAAGGCGGATGCCTTTTCCGATACACTTTCATTCGGAACTGCAGGCATCAGGGGCAAGATCGGTCTCGGACCCAACCGCCTGAACCGCTATACGGTTGAAAAGGTTGCTCTCGGCATCGCACACAATCTGGAAGGTGTGGAGGACCCGCTCGTCGTCATCGGCTACGACACAAGGCATTTCTCTACTGAATTTGCGGAGACGATGACAGGTGTCCTCGTACAGAATGATATATCCGTCCGCCTTTCGGAGAAATACATCTCGACTCCCGAACTCTCCTTCCATGTCAGGGAGCACGGGGCGGACCTCGGCATCATGATTACTGCAAGCCATAATCCACCGGAATACAACGGCATCAAGGTCTATGGTCCCGACGGTGCCCAGCTGATTGATGCGCCTGCCGCAGAACTGAGTGAAAAGATCAATGCGATAGAGGATATCTTCAATATCGGCACCGTGTCCTTTGAGGAGACGCTCGAATCCGGAAAGGCACAATATATCACCGAGGAGATGGAGGACCAGTACAGGGCAAGGATCACTTCATTTATCCCGGAAATTCCATCCTCCGACCTGAAGGTCATGTTCTCGAGTCTCCACGGCACTAGCGTGCCGATTGTCCCCGACATCCTCGACTCACTGGATTTTGAGAACTATCATCTCGTCAAGGACCAGTGCCGCCCTGACGGTGACTTCCCTACGGTCAAATCGCCGAACCCGGAGAGTGAGGAAGCATTCGAAGCGGCCCGCAAGCTCGGCGCCGATAAAGGGGCGGACCTGCTGATCGCTACAGACCCGGATGCGGACAGGATCGGTGTTGAAGTCCTTCATGATGGACGCTATGTACATCTGAACGGAAACCAGCTCGGCATCCTCCTCCTGAAGCATCGCCTGGAGCACCATGAGGGGTCCGTGCCTGTCATCATCAAGTCGATCGTGACAAGCGACCTTGGCCGCAAGATCGTGGAAGCCAACGGCGGAGAGATGATCGAGGTCCTGACAGGCTTCAAATATATCGGTGAACAGATTAAGGCAATGGAAGGTAATACGGACAGGACGTTCGTCCTCGGTTATGAGGAAAGCTACGGCTACCTCCTCGAACCCTTCGTCAGGGACAAGGATGCCATACAGATCGTCCCTTACATCATCGGGATGGCCAGCGCCCTGAGAAACAGCGGGCGCACACTCGTCGATGAACTCGAAGCCATCTATGAGGAATACGGCCGCCGGATGGAAGTCCTTTTCAGCCATACGTTCGAAGGAACGAGCGGCAAGGAGAAGATCAATGAGATCATGAGGCAGTTCCGCACCAACACTCCAACTGAACTCGACAGGCGGGAAGTCATTGTGACCGAAGATTTCAAGACGCAGAAGCGGACATACCGCAACGGCACTACAGAAGACATCGAATTGCCGGAGGCGGATGTCATCAAGATCCATTTCGACGATGGATGGATCGCCCTCAGGCCTTCCGGTACGGAACCGAAGATCAAGCTTTATGTTTCACTCGACAGCGATCATATCGAGCAGGAAGCCAAAATCATCAATGACATGATATTCGGTGTATAGACAGAAAAAAGATCAGGATGGGAGTT from Salinicoccus sp. RF5 includes these protein-coding regions:
- the pulA gene encoding type I pullulanase, translating into MIDAYLDAADQITIVRKGEQAADVNDLAVIQEDAFISITRTEDRGTYITVWLSQPISLDHFTHIRFDGRRFPLQMGKYILSIEFDLKYSTDKQMGATYSKDHTIFRVFAPTVVQCRLILDGQAYNMDKIGGYFEKIIKQDCHGKYYHYEASHNHVTHNVIDPYVKAVSANGQEAMIVDFDRINPGFTDHDVPDIPNDSAIIYETHVRDITSHPNSGVKEEWRGRYLGMTEPTTTRHRLSSGLDYLKEIGVTHIQLMPVNDFITVDELNRDKSYNWGYDPHFFMVPEGSYATDPNDPVNRIIELQTLIRTLHENGMKIILDVVLNHVYQVEDSNFEKLVPGYYFRHNQDLSLSNGTGVGNDFASEKMMGRRFIADTIHFWLEQYRIDGYRFDLMGALDIETMQGIESIVQKQDREIFLLGEGWDLPTALDYSKKTLPEHSCRVPSVHFFNDHYRDSIKGSNFELSEKGYVNGDGRGIDAIRELFAGFHKPFTAQMSINYVEVHDNHTLYDRLRYSSGKRQYILESQHQIATALVLLSFGTPFLHAGQEFFRTKYGHGNTYNLSDMLNRMDWNRRAKYQDNIEFFKSLVQFRKREEVFRLKDQGSIDSALSFMNFSNLPNGFGVKVSYRNSEFMIVINPTEKSMELGFDAQDPYKIEISNQRHYDKAVYNRSFYIKGYEVAVLRKVTNMHQNQ
- a CDS encoding phospho-sugar mutase, yielding MDRAQWEEHIGNSFITEASYEALTEEEKADAFSDTLSFGTAGIRGKIGLGPNRLNRYTVEKVALGIAHNLEGVEDPLVVIGYDTRHFSTEFAETMTGVLVQNDISVRLSEKYISTPELSFHVREHGADLGIMITASHNPPEYNGIKVYGPDGAQLIDAPAAELSEKINAIEDIFNIGTVSFEETLESGKAQYITEEMEDQYRARITSFIPEIPSSDLKVMFSSLHGTSVPIVPDILDSLDFENYHLVKDQCRPDGDFPTVKSPNPESEEAFEAARKLGADKGADLLIATDPDADRIGVEVLHDGRYVHLNGNQLGILLLKHRLEHHEGSVPVIIKSIVTSDLGRKIVEANGGEMIEVLTGFKYIGEQIKAMEGNTDRTFVLGYEESYGYLLEPFVRDKDAIQIVPYIIGMASALRNSGRTLVDELEAIYEEYGRRMEVLFSHTFEGTSGKEKINEIMRQFRTNTPTELDRREVIVTEDFKTQKRTYRNGTTEDIELPEADVIKIHFDDGWIALRPSGTEPKIKLYVSLDSDHIEQEAKIINDMIFGV